A region of the Spirochaetaceae bacterium genome:
ACAGCTCGGTCATGCCGGCCTCGATCGCCTTGATGTTGGCCAGCAGCGTAGCGGAGTGGGCACGCACGCGCTCGATGGTGGCGGCGTCGGCGTCGGTGCCGGCCTGCTGCAGCGCGTCCAGCTCCTCGGCCAGCGCGTCGTGCGTGTCGGTGATACGGGCGGAAGCGGCGGTGAATTCCGCGGGCGTCGGCGCCGTGGTCAGACGCGGCGCGGCCGCCACCAGGCTGCTGGCATACCGGGCCACCCCGAACGCGGCCACCATCTCCGGAACGCTGCCTTCATTGACGCGCCGCTGCAGGCCGGCCACGCGGTCGAAGAAGAACCAGGCTACCAGGCTCGCCGCCACGGTCAGCGCCACCGCGGCACCGATACCCAGCGAAAACTGCCCGGAGAGTCGTGACGGATAGTGCAGCAGGCGCCGCAGGCGCTCTATCATCCGCACCCGCTCCCGGCCACGCGTCGCCACTTCTCAGCCGGTGGTGGAACCCGGCGCCACCTCGAGCGCGGCGCGGCGCCCGGCCGGCAAGGCGCGGCGAACGAGCATGTCGGCCACAGGTGAGCGGGGAGCAACGCTGCCAGCCGGGATGCATCGCCGCACGCAAGCGGCCGCGGTTGCGCCACGGGCCGCTACCGGCCCGGCGCGGCGCCGGCCTGCAGGGTGGCGGCCGGGTGGTACCGGCCATCGGCGCCGATCCGGGTCAGGAACACCGCGTCGGAGCCCTGGTTGTCAGCGTCGCCGTAGCGGAGCCGGAAACCGTCTATGTCAATCCCGTCGCTGCCCCGCAGGGCACGGAGGAAGCACTCGCGCGTGACCTGCTCCCCGCAGGCCGCTACTCCCGCCACGGCAAGCCTGCCGGCCAGGTAGCCCTCGAAGGACACGAATCCGGGCTCCGCATCCGCGTCGTACGCCGCCAGGGCGCGCCGGTAGGAGCCGACCACCGGCCGCGAGTCGTCGCTGGGAAACGGCACCACCTGGGTTACGTACACGCCCTCGCCGGCTGCTCCGAGTTCCTCGGCCAGCGCGTTGCTGCCGACGAAGGACACGGTGAGGAAGGTCGCATCCATCCCCACGTGCCGAGCCCACCTGATCAGCGCCGCCACCGGCTGGTAGGCGCCGATCATGATCACCGCCTCCGGCTCGCCGCGCCGCAGGTCGAGCAGGGCGGTCTTCACCGCCGTGGTGTTGCGTGGGTAGAGCCCGATCGACACCGGCTCCATGGCGCGCCGGTCGAGCGCCAGCCGCACGCCGCGGTAGCCGGCGCGGCCGAACGAGTCGTCCTGGTAGAGCACCGCGATGCGGGTCGCGCCCAGATCCTCGGTCAACCGGGCGACCATCTCCTCGGTCTCCTGGTAATAGGAGGCGCGCAGGTTGAGCACGTTGTCCCACGCGGAGTCGCGCAGGAACTCGGCGCCGGTGAACGGGGCAATATACGGCACTCCCGCCTCGGCGGCGACCGGCGTGGCGGAACGCGAGGTGGGCGTGCCGACGGCTCCGATCAGCGCGAACACCTGTTCCTGCTCGATGAGCCGGAAGGTGTTGGCGATCGCCGCTTCCGGCTCGTAGGCGTCGTCCAGCGAAACCAGCTCCAGCCGGCGGCCGTGGACGCCGCCGCCCCCGTTGGCCTCGTGGAACGCCGCCTCGATGCCCAGCCGCATGTTCCGGCCCAGCTCCCGCGCCGGCCCGCTGAAGGCAGCCGACTGTCCGAACAGGATGCGCGCTTCGGACACCCCGGGCACCTGCGCGTGAGTCGCCGCGGCGGCGGCGGACGGGCTCGCCTGGTCGTCAGCCGAAGCGCGCGGCGCAGGTACGGTGGAGTCGTCACGGCTGCAGGACAGCGGCCCGGCAAGCAGCACGGCGCCGGCGAGGGACACAACAGCCGCCCGGTTCGCGCGACGCCGGCGCCTCACCGGCTTCCCTGGATCGCGGGCGGCACCGGCAAGGCAGCCGGCGGCGAAGCACCGGCTGCATTCGAACGCCACGCTCGGTGTGACGCCCGGTTCCACCACGGGCTGCTGGCGTTCACGTATCGAACTCGCCGCGCGAGAGCACCAGGCAGGTGACGTCGTCCGACTGCGCGGTATCTCCGGCGAATGCGTGCACGGCGTCGAAAACCGCCTGGCTGGTCGCCCTGCTG
Encoded here:
- a CDS encoding ABC transporter substrate-binding protein, encoding MSLAGAVLLAGPLSCSRDDSTVPAPRASADDQASPSAAAAATHAQVPGVSEARILFGQSAAFSGPARELGRNMRLGIEAAFHEANGGGGVHGRRLELVSLDDAYEPEAAIANTFRLIEQEQVFALIGAVGTPTSRSATPVAAEAGVPYIAPFTGAEFLRDSAWDNVLNLRASYYQETEEMVARLTEDLGATRIAVLYQDDSFGRAGYRGVRLALDRRAMEPVSIGLYPRNTTAVKTALLDLRRGEPEAVIMIGAYQPVAALIRWARHVGMDATFLTVSFVGSNALAEELGAAGEGVYVTQVVPFPSDDSRPVVGSYRRALAAYDADAEPGFVSFEGYLAGRLAVAGVAACGEQVTRECFLRALRGSDGIDIDGFRLRYGDADNQGSDAVFLTRIGADGRYHPAATLQAGAAPGR